The genomic window TAAGCCTTTAGAAATAGTTAATAGAGTAAGAAGTAATGGTTTTTCGAGTAGTCTATATAATGCAGATGGTAAAACTCCAAAAATACTAAAAAAATTAGTTAGAACTCCTATTAATATATATGGGAAAAAGGATATTTTACTTCCAAGTAAACTAAACAAACTTTTCCCAAACAATAGAGACAGAACAACTAGAAAAAAATTAAATAAAATTACAAAACTTGACAAATTACCCAATAATTTCTTTTGTTCTATACTATCTTTACACCTGTAATAAAAAACTAAATAGTAAGTATTTATACATAAAAAACCAAAAGCCAATAGAAAAGTAGTCAAAGTACTTACATAGTTAACTATACCATAATCTGCAGGGCTTAAGTACCTAGTAAGTATAGGAAATGAAATAAAACCCAAAATTCTTGGCACAATATCACCCAGCGCATAAATAGTGGTATTTTTGATTAAGTTTTTGCCGTCCTTCATAAATTATTACTTAATCAATTCTTTTAAAACATCCTCATCGAAATCCTGTATATATTCAAATATTACATTATAATCTGTAACAGCATTAAATTTCAAAACTTTTTCTAGTTCAGTTTCATCATTTGCAATTACAATTTTTTTTTCGGAACCATCAAAAGGAGGCACTGTTTTAAATGCAGCCATATTAATGCCATTTTCATCTTTTGGCTCAAAAACCACATAATTTACTCCATTCATTAAGGCTTCAAACAAAACCGTAGAGGTCGAACCTATTACAAGAGTCGATTTATCAAGAGATGTTTGTAAATCTTCTTGATCACATATGTAAAAATCATGATCTAAAAAAGCATGAATCCACTCTTTATTTACAGAAGGATGTGGTCTATATTTTGCTTTCTTAATACCTAATTTTTTTAATACATTTTGTACTTGATATAGATATAATACTATCATGCTTTTATCAGTAAGTACGATATTATCATATCCATATTGGTGCCAATTTGCAGATGAAATTGGTATAACCAAAACATCCGTGAGTGAAGATCTTAAAATTTTGCTTTTTGGTAAATTTGCGAACTTTGAACTTCCGATAACTTTAACCTTTGATTTGTCAAAACCAGCGTTAATATAATTATTCTTTATTTTTTCACTCCAGACCATTAAATAATCTGCTCTATGGTCAACATCACGTGAGTATAATCCTGGCAATCCATGTGAAAAAACAAAAGAGGGGCGATCCATTTTTTTAAAAACATCAATAAAATATTTACTGTAAAAATATTCATCTGTACTAAGGAATAAAGCTCTAAAATCATTTTTAGTATATTGTTCTATAAAATGACTTTGATAACTTTCTAATTCTTTATGAAGTTCTTTATTTAAGTATAAATAAAAATCTTCATTTCGAATTAAATTCTGGATCTTTAAGTGAAATTTCAGTGAAGTATAATTACCACTAATATTGTTTTTACCTAAAGCACTCCAAATAGGAGAATATAGTTTTATTCCGAAATCTGAAAAAGAATTCTTATTAGAAAAATTAACTGCTGTTAAAACATTTAATTTGTCAGACTCTTTGACAGAATTACTGGATAATAAAGCATTAGAATATTTGTATAAATCTGTAATTTTTTGTTTGAGAGTAATCTTTCTATCCCTGTGACAAACGTTTGCTATATGCCTTTCAGAATTATATATATGCCAATCCAATTCAACTTTCAAAAAATCAATATATTTTTTCGACAATTCACTTTCGGAATTTTCTTTTAAATATTTAATTAGGTATTTCTGCATTATGATACTAAAATTTAATTTTGCTATTTAATATTATTATTCGTGAAAGATTCTAACAATATTATTCTGAATACTCAACACTAACTAGTAATTCCAATTAGGATTTGATTTATTTAATGTTTAAGAACTAGAGTCGAAATTTTCTACTTTCATACTTGCAGTGAATAACTTTAATTTTTGCTCCTAAAGGTCCATTTTTTTTACAAATTAATTATTCAGCATCCAAGCTGTTTACAGGATAATAATTGTTTTAAAATTTTCATCATGTATTTGTCAACAAGTTGTCATTAAATCTTTAAAAGTTTTTTGAAAATTCCATATTAATAATTCCTTTATGCATAAAACCTTTCGGATATAGTTCTCCTTTTATTTAAAAGCATAAATACAGCACATATTATTAGATGTAAGGGTAGGAAGCTTGAATAGTCCCTAGCAAAAAGATCATATTTTGACTTCATTAGTTAAATTATGTCCTTAGTAAATCTACTTCCACGTTCGACATCTTTTTTAAATTTCATTCCCAATAAATCATTTAAATATTTTGGATGTAATCCAAAACCTGGCCTAATTGATTTTACATTTTCTTCGGTAATTAAATCCCCAGCTACAACATCTTTTACAACATAAAGCGATCGAGAAAAATCTTTCCCTTTAGCTTGTTTCTCAGTCAAGCTGTAGTCAACTTTTCCAATGGCGCTTTCAGCTTCACGTACGGCCTTAACCATAGCTGTAAATTCTTCTTCATTCATTGAAAATGAAGCATCCGGCCCCCCAACTGATCGGTCTAAAATAAAATGTTTTTCAATTATTTTAGCACCAAAACAAGTTGCTACTATAGGAACTGTTGCGCCCATAGTATGATCCGACAAACCACTTATTACGTTATATCTTTCGGCTAAATCCTTAACCATGCACATATTTGCTTCATCAATTGGAGCTGGATAGCTTGAAGTACATTTAAGTAAAGCTATATTGTCATTACCCATTTTTTTACAAGCTTGTAATGCTAACTCTATATCTTCTTGTTCAGCAATGCCAGTCGACAATATAATAGGTTTTCCTTTTGAAGCAACATATTCTATTAATGGTATGTCCGTAATTTCAAAAGAAGCGATTTTATATGCGGGAACCCTTAACTTTTCAAGAAAATCTACTGCTGTTTTGTCAAATGGTGAAGAAAAGCAAAGTAAGCCTTCTTCAGCTGCGACATTAAATAATTCCTCATGCCATTCCCATGGTGTATAAGCTTCTTGATACAATTTATATAAATTTTTCCCCTCCCAGATTGTTCCTTTAATTAAAAAATCTTCCTTATCGCAATCAATAGTAATTGTTTTCGCTGTATATGTTTGGAGTTTTATGCAGTCAGCTCCTGCTCTTTTTGCAGCTCTAATAGTCTCCTTAGCAGTTTCGATACTTCCGTTATGATTTGCGGACAATTCTGCAATAATAAAAACTTTACTTTCTTTATCTATTTGATAATTACCAATTTTCATTTTTTATTTTTTATTTTTATATAATGATAGCTAACATGATCTTTATAAGTTGTCATTTCAACAAAATCGAATCCTGCTTTTTCAAAAGCAAACTTTGAATGCAAATTTTGGCTTTTAATATAAGCATGAATACAAAATTCCGGATTTTCGCTTAAAAAATAATCAGAAGCTAATTCTAACATTAATTTTGCATAACCCTTACCTCTATGCTCTTTTCCAACAGAAATACCTATAATTACATTTTTATCACTCTCTTCTTGAATCCTTACTTGTCCAACATTAGAACTAACATCGTTGAAAATTAACATCAAACATGATGGATTATTAACTCTATCTAAAAACCAATTACAATGTTCTTCCCAAGAAATAACTTCTGAATTGAAAGATTGATTCCTAACTACTTCATCATTTGTCCATTCAAAATAAACCGCGGAATCATCTAAAATAGCTTTTCTAAATTCTAACATTTATTAAATTTTGAATGAATAACAACATCTTTATATTCGCCTTCAAACAAACAATGCTCTTTAAGTACTGCTTCTTTTAAAAAACCAGCATTCTCGACAACCGGATAAAGGTGGGGCCTCAAATCAAAAGCATAAAGAAAAACTTTATGAAAATTTAATTCATCAAAAGCCAACTTTTGTATTAATGCGAGATAGGTTGTCCAATGCTTGCTGAAATACTGTTTTTCTAAAGACGTTTCCATAATGAACGAAATCTCAGCATTTTTATCTATCCAGTTAATATGTACTAATCCCCCGTAACCAATACATTTACCATTTTCTAAATATGAAAAAAGAATTTGATTCGGTTTTTCGTTATCAAACAAGCTTCGCACAACTTTATCATAATATACGTTTTGATCTTTTTCTGTCAATAGCCTATCCTGTCGAAGGTGAAAAATTTGTTCATTACGCCATTTCATAATTTCAAATCTATCTTCCATTCGAATCGGAACGATAGTGTAAGAATCTTGAGAAAAAATTTGCTTACGTAAACATTTATAAATCATGAGTTTACTTTCTAATATTTACACCTGAATTTAAGATATGAGAGCGTGTTTGCATAAAATTCTGGTCCCTATGGGCAAAAAAAGTACCCGCCGAAACGGCATTCGCTTTCCCAATAAGAAAACCGTCAGAAAAATCTTTAGCAAGACCACATCCTCCAGCTGTAATAACAGGCAAAGTTACATTGTCACAGATTTCCTTTGTAATTTGAAGATCAAGTCCATTTTTCATACCATCATTATCTATTGAAGTCAATAATAGTTCTCCCGCCCCAAATTCTTGTGCTTTGATTGCCCATTCTACAGGATGAAAGGGAGTTTTTTCTTTTCCACCATTGATATAAACAAAATAGTTTCCGTTTGCATCTTTTTTATAATCAATACTCACGACAACACATTGAGCGCCAAACTTATCTGCAGCTCTTGTTATTAGACCTTGATTTAATACTGCTGCCGAATTAATTGAAATTTTATCTGCTCCATTACTCAATAAGAGCCTAAAATCTTCAATTTTGTTAACCCCGCCACCAACAGTTAAAGGCATAAAAATTTCCTGCGAAACTTTATTTATTACATCTGCCAGTGATTTAATTTCTGAACTATTTTTTTCATCTATGTTTACAAAAATCAACTCATCAGAAGCTTGATCCTGAAAAATTTTAGCCTGAGAAACAGGATCTCCAATTTCTGTAACATTTCCAAATTGTCTTGTAACAACAAGTACAAGCTTATTTGGATTATAAGAAGCCGGCTTCAGCTGAAGTTTAGGTATAAGTCTTAATTTTGACATACTATGGTTTCCATTTAATAAAATTATTAAGGAGTTTCAATCCATTATCTTGACTTTTTTCAGGATGGAACTGAGTTGCAAAAACGTTATCTTTCAAAACGGCTGCTGTTATTTGATTATCACCATATTGATATGTAGCTACAATATCCTTTTTTTCAACACAATTCATATAAAATGAGTGAACAAGGTAAAAATCTGACATATTGGTAATTCCCTTAAAAAGAGGATGGTCTATTTTCTGCTCGATTTCATTCCATCCAATATTTGGCAATTTTAATTCGGTATCCTTAATATCAATTTTTATAACTTCTGAATCAAACCAACCAAGTCCCAAATGCTCTCCAAATTCGTAACCTTTTCTAGCCATTACTTGCATACCTAAACATATTCCTAAAGTTGGCTTGCCATTTTTGATAACCTGAGTTCGCAATTCTTCATTGAAACCACTTTCGGTTAATAAATCGATGCAATCTTTAAATGCGCCAACCCCTGGAATCACAATATGATCCACATCTTTAAGATTCTCTGGGTGTGGGCAAATTTTAACATCTTCGCCTAAGTAATCAAATGCATTGTAAACAGATAAAAGGTTACCCATTCCATAATCAATAATACCAACCATTACTGTGTTTTCTTCCAGTTATCTATCTGAATGTCTGCATCTTCCCTTTTCATTTTCCCTGCTCTTGACCAAGAATCAAAATCTGGCAACTTACCTCCGACTTCTTTCTCAATCGCACTAAATTTCCAAGGTGACACTGTATGACTTTCACATATTTTATAAAATTCTTCTTTAGTTAAACCAACTAGTTCTAAAAATATTTCTAGACTTGGTGGTTCCTTTCCTTCAAATCTACCTATCATTAATTCCCCTTCTTCTCTAGACATTCTATCATTTCGAATATCAATAGAAGCTAAATGTGTTGGACGTGTATATCCTCTTTTTATATACTTAATGTAATCTCTGACACCTTGCATATAACATTCTATCTTTTCATAGTTATATTGTTCAGGAACATTTTCAACAAGATCTCCTTGCCAACCAAGTTCTTCTTGAATAATTTTTGATTGTGTCTTTACATCCCAAGGTATATATGATCCTAAACAAACTGATCTATATTGAAGTTTTCGAAGATCTTTCAAAGGTGGGTAAGAATAAGGTTTAAAGTCTCTTTCATCTAATGCACCTCCTAATCTAACAGCCATATCAACAGCATTTATTCCAAGATTAACATATCTATTAAATCTTTTTTCATCAACCTCTTCCTCTTCTTCATAACTATAATAAGAAGTATATTCTGAAGATGGCTCTCCCCAAAGTATCAGCGGGACGTTGTATCTTAAAGCAACATGCATTGGGTATGAAAAAATACCTGTATGACAATGCCAACAAAAATCTCCTTTCTCTAGGAAACTCTGAAGCATTAATTTTTGCACTACTTTCCAATTTGGAGTAAAAGTATGAAAATCAG from Flavobacterium fluviale includes these protein-coding regions:
- the pseI gene encoding pseudaminic acid synthase, which encodes MKIGNYQIDKESKVFIIAELSANHNGSIETAKETIRAAKRAGADCIKLQTYTAKTITIDCDKEDFLIKGTIWEGKNLYKLYQEAYTPWEWHEELFNVAAEEGLLCFSSPFDKTAVDFLEKLRVPAYKIASFEITDIPLIEYVASKGKPIILSTGIAEQEDIELALQACKKMGNDNIALLKCTSSYPAPIDEANMCMVKDLAERYNVISGLSDHTMGATVPIVATCFGAKIIEKHFILDRSVGGPDASFSMNEEEFTAMVKAVREAESAIGKVDYSLTEKQAKGKDFSRSLYVVKDVVAGDLITEENVKSIRPGFGLHPKYLNDLLGMKFKKDVERGSRFTKDII
- a CDS encoding GNAT family N-acetyltransferase — encoded protein: MIYKCLRKQIFSQDSYTIVPIRMEDRFEIMKWRNEQIFHLRQDRLLTEKDQNVYYDKVVRSLFDNEKPNQILFSYLENGKCIGYGGLVHINWIDKNAEISFIMETSLEKQYFSKHWTTYLALIQKLAFDELNFHKVFLYAFDLRPHLYPVVENAGFLKEAVLKEHCLFEGEYKDVVIHSKFNKC
- a CDS encoding N-acetyl sugar amidotransferase; translation: MKKCTKCLLPETHESITFDENGVCSICRQVEYKKDKINWEAKKEELKELIESYRGKYDYDCIVPFSGGKDSVWTLYYLMKEFKIKPLVVRFDHGFLRPNLNENTIKVLRNLGADFHTFTPNWKVVQKLMLQSFLEKGDFCWHCHTGIFSYPMHVALRYNVPLILWGEPSSEYTSYYSYEEEEEVDEKRFNRYVNLGINAVDMAVRLGGALDERDFKPYSYPPLKDLRKLQYRSVCLGSYIPWDVKTQSKIIQEELGWQGDLVENVPEQYNYEKIECYMQGVRDYIKYIKRGYTRPTHLASIDIRNDRMSREEGELMIGRFEGKEPPSLEIFLELVGLTKEEFYKICESHTVSPWKFSAIEKEVGGKLPDFDSWSRAGKMKREDADIQIDNWKKTQ
- the hisH gene encoding imidazole glycerol phosphate synthase subunit HisH, with translation MVGIIDYGMGNLLSVYNAFDYLGEDVKICPHPENLKDVDHIVIPGVGAFKDCIDLLTESGFNEELRTQVIKNGKPTLGICLGMQVMARKGYEFGEHLGLGWFDSEVIKIDIKDTELKLPNIGWNEIEQKIDHPLFKGITNMSDFYLVHSFYMNCVEKKDIVATYQYGDNQITAAVLKDNVFATQFHPEKSQDNGLKLLNNFIKWKP
- the hisF gene encoding imidazole glycerol phosphate synthase subunit HisF translates to MSKLRLIPKLQLKPASYNPNKLVLVVTRQFGNVTEIGDPVSQAKIFQDQASDELIFVNIDEKNSSEIKSLADVINKVSQEIFMPLTVGGGVNKIEDFRLLLSNGADKISINSAAVLNQGLITRAADKFGAQCVVVSIDYKKDANGNYFVYINGGKEKTPFHPVEWAIKAQEFGAGELLLTSIDNDGMKNGLDLQITKEICDNVTLPVITAGGCGLAKDFSDGFLIGKANAVSAGTFFAHRDQNFMQTRSHILNSGVNIRK
- a CDS encoding GNAT family N-acetyltransferase, producing MLEFRKAILDDSAVYFEWTNDEVVRNQSFNSEVISWEEHCNWFLDRVNNPSCLMLIFNDVSSNVGQVRIQEESDKNVIIGISVGKEHRGKGYAKLMLELASDYFLSENPEFCIHAYIKSQNLHSKFAFEKAGFDFVEMTTYKDHVSYHYIKIKNKK